One genomic region from Rattus norvegicus strain BN/NHsdMcwi chromosome 10, GRCr8, whole genome shotgun sequence encodes:
- the Elobl2 gene encoding elongin-B-like, with the protein MEVFLMIRRKKTTIFAEAQESSTVLELKRIVQGFLKKPPKDQLLFKDNQLLEERKTLRDCGITGRIAKPEDPAILTLEFREDAFQLLHASPFSCPLIGGVLKNGLDFKRD; encoded by the coding sequence ATGGAAGTGTTTCTTATGATCAGGCGAAAGAAGACCACCATCTTCGCTGAGGCCCAGGAGTCGAGCACGGTCTTAGAGCTGAAGCGTATTGTCCAGGGCTTCCTGAAGAAGCCTCCTAAGGATCAGCTCCTGTTCAAGGACAACCAGCTCcttgaagagaggaaaactctGCGTGACTGTGGCATCACTGGCCGGATAGCaaagcctgaggacccagccatccTGACCTTGGAATTCAGGGAAGATGCCTTTCAACTCCTGCATGCCAGCCCTTTTTCTTGTCCACTAATTGGAGGTGTGCTGAAAAATGGTCTAGACTTCAAGAGAGATTAG